Proteins encoded by one window of Manihot esculenta cultivar AM560-2 chromosome 10, M.esculenta_v8, whole genome shotgun sequence:
- the LOC110624057 gene encoding alpha-N-acetylglucosaminidase isoform X1: MSNLPLSTSKFTAILLLFLLPVALSASRHEAIDAVLNRLDSKRSSPSVQESAAKGVLRRLLPSHLHSFEFKIVSKDVCGGHSCFLIKNYNKSSQNGPEIIIKGTTAVELASGLHWYIKYWCGAHISWDKTGGIQINSIPKPGSLPLVKDEGVVIQRPVPWNYYQNVVTSSYSYVWWNWERWEKEIDWMALQGINLPLAFTGQEAIWQKVFMNLNVSSEDLNDFFGGPAFLAWARMGNLHAWGGPLSQNWLDQQLSLQKQILSRMLELGMTPVLPSFSGNVPAALKKIFPSANITRLGDWNTVNKNPRWCCTYLLDPSDPLFVEIGEAFIRQQIKEYGDVTDIYNCDTFNENIPPTNDSDYISSLGAAVYKAMSKGDEDAVWLMQGWLFYSDSSFWKPPQMKALLHSVPFGKMIVLDLFADVKPIWRTSSQFYGTPYVWCMLHNFGGNIEMYGILDAISSGPIDAHISENSTMVGVGMCMEGIEHNPVVYELMSEMAFRSEKVRVLEWLRNYSRRRYGKAVNQVEAAWEILYRTIYNCTDGIADHNRDFIVKFPDWDPSLNSGSDTSKEDTKHIFLSLPRTRRFLFQQSSSKLPQAHLWYSTQEVVNALQLFLDAGNDLNRSLTYRYDLVDLTRQVLSKLANQVYIDAIIAFQRKDADALNLHSQKFLQLINDIDVLLASDDNFLLGTWLESAKELGVNPVEMKQYEWNARTQVTMWYDTTKTNQSQLHDYANKFWSGLLKDYYLPRASTYFDHLAKSLKENENFNIVGWREEWIAFSNKWQVSTELYPVKARGDALAISKALYKRYFG, from the exons ATGTCTAATCTGCCTCTTTCCACTTCCAAATTCACTGCTATACTGTTGCTCTTTCTGTTACCAGTAGCCTTGTCAGCTTCAAGACACGAAGCTATAGACGCTGTGCTTAATCGTTTGGATTCGAAACGGTCCTCCCCGTCAGTTCAAGAATCAGCGGCTAAAGGTGTTCTGCGAAGATTGCTTCCTTCCCACTTGCACAGCTTTGAATTCAAAATTGTCTCCAAG GATGTTTGTGGTGGTCACAGTTGCTTTTTGATAAAGAATTACAACAAATCAAGTCAGAATGGGcctgagataat AATTAAAGGCACCACCGCTGTAGAACTTGCATCTGGACTCCATTGGTATATAAAATATTGGTGTGGTGCTCATATTTCATGGGATAAGACTGGTGGAATTCAGATAAATTCAATTCCGAAGCCAGGATCTCTGCCTCTTGTAAAGGATGAGGGTGTAGTGATTCAGCGGCCTGTCCCATGGAACTATTACCAAAATGTGGTTACATCCAGTT ATTCATATGTTTGGTGGAATTGGGAAAGATGGGAGAAAGAGATAGATTGGATGGCTCTTCAAGGAATTAATTTGCCTTTGGCATTCACAGGACAGGAAGCCATTTGGCAAAAAGTTTTCATG AATCTTAATGTCAGTTCAGAGGATTTGAATGATTTCTTTGGTGGACCTGCTTTCCTTGCTTGGGCCCGTATGGGGAATTTACATGC TTGGGGTGGCCCTTTATCACAAAATTGGTTGGATCAACAATTAAGCTTGCAAAAACAGATACTCTCTCGGATGCTAGAGTTAGGCATGACTCCAG TGCTACCATCATTCTCTGGGAATGTTCCAGCAGCTTTAAAGAAAATTTTCCCTTCGGCAAATATAACTAGACTTGGAGACTG GAACACTGTGAATAAAAATCCCCGGTGGTGCTGTACGTACCTTCTTGATCCTTCTGATCCCTTGTTTGTTGAAATTGGGGAGGCATTTATAAGGCAACAAATTAAAG AATATGGAGATGTGACAGACATCTACAACTG TGATACATTCAATGAGAATATCCCACCTACAAATGATTCAGATTACATCTCTTCGCTCGGTGCAGCAGTATATAAAGCAATGTCTAAAGGTGATGAGGATGCCGTTTGGTTAATGCAA GGTTGGCTTTTCTATTCCGACTCTTCTTTCTGGAAGCCACCTCAAATGAAG GCGCTTTTACACTCTGTTCCATTTGGGAAAATGATAGTTCTAGATCTGTTTGCTGATGTCAAACCAATATGGAGAACTTCCTCCCAGTTTTATGGAACTCCTTATGTCTG GTGTATGTTGCATAATTTTGGTGGAAATATTGAAATGTACGGCATATTGGATGCAATATCTTCAGGTCCAATTGATGCCCATATCAGTGAGAATTCAACAATG GTTGGTGTTGGCATGTGCATGGAAGGCATAGAGCATAATCCAGTCGTTTATGAACTTATGTCTGAAATGGCATTTCGCAGTGAAAAAGTTCGAGTTCTG GAATGGCTGAGGAACTATTCTCGTAGACGATATGGTAAAGCTGTTAACCAGGTTGAGGCAGCTTGGGAGATACTTTACCGCACAATTTATAATTGTACAGACGGAATTGCT GACCATAACAGAGATTTCATAGTTAAGTTTCCAGACTGGGATCCATCTCTTAATTCTGGATCAGACACATCGAAAGAAGACACGAAGCACATCTTTCTCTCCCTACCCAGAACTAGAAGATTCTTATTTCAACAGTCGAGTTCCAAGTTACCCCAGGCACATTTGTGGTATTCTACTCAGGAGGTTGTCAATGCATTACAACTATTCCTTGATGCTGGGAACGATCTTAACAGGAGCCTCACTTACAG ATACGACTTGGTTGATCTAACACGGCAAGTTTTGTCGAAGCTAGCAAACCAAGTGTACATTGATGCTATAATTGCTTTCCAGAGGAAAGATGCTGATGCATTGAATCTTCATAGCCAGAAATTTTTACAACTCATCAATGACATTGATGTACTTCTTGCTTCCGATGATAATTTTCTACTTGGAACATGGCTCGAAAGTGCAAAAGAGCTGGGAGTAAATCCTGTTGAGATGAAGCAG TATGAATGGAACGCAAGAACACAAGTGACAATGTGGTACGACACAACAAAGACCAATCAGAGCCAGCTCCATGATTATG CTAACAAATTTTGGAGTGGACTACTAAAAGACTATTATCTTCCCCGAGCTTCAACCTATTTTGATCATCTAGCAAAGAGcctgaaagaaaatgaaaacttcAATATTGTGGGATGGAGGGAAGAATGGATAGCATTCTCAAACAAATGGCAAGTAAGCACAGAGCTTTATCCAGTGAAAGCCAGAGGAGATGCTCTTGCTATTTCTAAAGCATTGTATAAAAGATATTTTGGTTAA
- the LOC110624057 gene encoding alpha-N-acetylglucosaminidase isoform X2 yields MKQSRKLKFLDLCFSFCFTIPCTSEQKIWHIFGVFVIYLVLLSVRFRIKGTTAVELASGLHWYIKYWCGAHISWDKTGGIQINSIPKPGSLPLVKDEGVVIQRPVPWNYYQNVVTSSYSYVWWNWERWEKEIDWMALQGINLPLAFTGQEAIWQKVFMNLNVSSEDLNDFFGGPAFLAWARMGNLHAWGGPLSQNWLDQQLSLQKQILSRMLELGMTPVLPSFSGNVPAALKKIFPSANITRLGDWNTVNKNPRWCCTYLLDPSDPLFVEIGEAFIRQQIKEYGDVTDIYNCDTFNENIPPTNDSDYISSLGAAVYKAMSKGDEDAVWLMQGWLFYSDSSFWKPPQMKALLHSVPFGKMIVLDLFADVKPIWRTSSQFYGTPYVWCMLHNFGGNIEMYGILDAISSGPIDAHISENSTMVGVGMCMEGIEHNPVVYELMSEMAFRSEKVRVLEWLRNYSRRRYGKAVNQVEAAWEILYRTIYNCTDGIADHNRDFIVKFPDWDPSLNSGSDTSKEDTKHIFLSLPRTRRFLFQQSSSKLPQAHLWYSTQEVVNALQLFLDAGNDLNRSLTYRYDLVDLTRQVLSKLANQVYIDAIIAFQRKDADALNLHSQKFLQLINDIDVLLASDDNFLLGTWLESAKELGVNPVEMKQYEWNARTQVTMWYDTTKTNQSQLHDYANKFWSGLLKDYYLPRASTYFDHLAKSLKENENFNIVGWREEWIAFSNKWQVSTELYPVKARGDALAISKALYKRYFG; encoded by the exons ATGAAGCAATCcagaaaattaaagtttttgGACCTGtgtttttccttttgttttacAATTCCTTGTACTTCAGAACAAAAAATATGGCATATATTTGGTGTCTTTGTGATATACTTGGTTTTGCTGTCTGTCCGTTTCAGAATTAAAGGCACCACCGCTGTAGAACTTGCATCTGGACTCCATTGGTATATAAAATATTGGTGTGGTGCTCATATTTCATGGGATAAGACTGGTGGAATTCAGATAAATTCAATTCCGAAGCCAGGATCTCTGCCTCTTGTAAAGGATGAGGGTGTAGTGATTCAGCGGCCTGTCCCATGGAACTATTACCAAAATGTGGTTACATCCAGTT ATTCATATGTTTGGTGGAATTGGGAAAGATGGGAGAAAGAGATAGATTGGATGGCTCTTCAAGGAATTAATTTGCCTTTGGCATTCACAGGACAGGAAGCCATTTGGCAAAAAGTTTTCATG AATCTTAATGTCAGTTCAGAGGATTTGAATGATTTCTTTGGTGGACCTGCTTTCCTTGCTTGGGCCCGTATGGGGAATTTACATGC TTGGGGTGGCCCTTTATCACAAAATTGGTTGGATCAACAATTAAGCTTGCAAAAACAGATACTCTCTCGGATGCTAGAGTTAGGCATGACTCCAG TGCTACCATCATTCTCTGGGAATGTTCCAGCAGCTTTAAAGAAAATTTTCCCTTCGGCAAATATAACTAGACTTGGAGACTG GAACACTGTGAATAAAAATCCCCGGTGGTGCTGTACGTACCTTCTTGATCCTTCTGATCCCTTGTTTGTTGAAATTGGGGAGGCATTTATAAGGCAACAAATTAAAG AATATGGAGATGTGACAGACATCTACAACTG TGATACATTCAATGAGAATATCCCACCTACAAATGATTCAGATTACATCTCTTCGCTCGGTGCAGCAGTATATAAAGCAATGTCTAAAGGTGATGAGGATGCCGTTTGGTTAATGCAA GGTTGGCTTTTCTATTCCGACTCTTCTTTCTGGAAGCCACCTCAAATGAAG GCGCTTTTACACTCTGTTCCATTTGGGAAAATGATAGTTCTAGATCTGTTTGCTGATGTCAAACCAATATGGAGAACTTCCTCCCAGTTTTATGGAACTCCTTATGTCTG GTGTATGTTGCATAATTTTGGTGGAAATATTGAAATGTACGGCATATTGGATGCAATATCTTCAGGTCCAATTGATGCCCATATCAGTGAGAATTCAACAATG GTTGGTGTTGGCATGTGCATGGAAGGCATAGAGCATAATCCAGTCGTTTATGAACTTATGTCTGAAATGGCATTTCGCAGTGAAAAAGTTCGAGTTCTG GAATGGCTGAGGAACTATTCTCGTAGACGATATGGTAAAGCTGTTAACCAGGTTGAGGCAGCTTGGGAGATACTTTACCGCACAATTTATAATTGTACAGACGGAATTGCT GACCATAACAGAGATTTCATAGTTAAGTTTCCAGACTGGGATCCATCTCTTAATTCTGGATCAGACACATCGAAAGAAGACACGAAGCACATCTTTCTCTCCCTACCCAGAACTAGAAGATTCTTATTTCAACAGTCGAGTTCCAAGTTACCCCAGGCACATTTGTGGTATTCTACTCAGGAGGTTGTCAATGCATTACAACTATTCCTTGATGCTGGGAACGATCTTAACAGGAGCCTCACTTACAG ATACGACTTGGTTGATCTAACACGGCAAGTTTTGTCGAAGCTAGCAAACCAAGTGTACATTGATGCTATAATTGCTTTCCAGAGGAAAGATGCTGATGCATTGAATCTTCATAGCCAGAAATTTTTACAACTCATCAATGACATTGATGTACTTCTTGCTTCCGATGATAATTTTCTACTTGGAACATGGCTCGAAAGTGCAAAAGAGCTGGGAGTAAATCCTGTTGAGATGAAGCAG TATGAATGGAACGCAAGAACACAAGTGACAATGTGGTACGACACAACAAAGACCAATCAGAGCCAGCTCCATGATTATG CTAACAAATTTTGGAGTGGACTACTAAAAGACTATTATCTTCCCCGAGCTTCAACCTATTTTGATCATCTAGCAAAGAGcctgaaagaaaatgaaaacttcAATATTGTGGGATGGAGGGAAGAATGGATAGCATTCTCAAACAAATGGCAAGTAAGCACAGAGCTTTATCCAGTGAAAGCCAGAGGAGATGCTCTTGCTATTTCTAAAGCATTGTATAAAAGATATTTTGGTTAA